The Heyndrickxia vini genome contains a region encoding:
- a CDS encoding MerR family transcriptional regulator: protein MNTTNVANLLGVSKSTIQRWIKQLDLDMSRNDLGHFDFTEEEISMLKQIQVQVQKGILLHDVVLPAKKARKGKAVHTIKKPEMETIIEKVNDLDRRVNEKADNVVSYQLLSHRRELEELENQVILLNKRIELLEKKLSEANQTKATDKLTKLNQIHEKEKEKREIFS from the coding sequence TTGAATACGACAAATGTTGCCAATTTATTAGGTGTTTCGAAAAGTACGATTCAACGCTGGATTAAGCAGCTTGACCTCGATATGAGTCGCAATGATCTAGGGCATTTTGATTTTACTGAAGAAGAAATTTCTATGTTGAAACAAATTCAAGTACAGGTTCAAAAAGGAATCCTTCTTCATGATGTAGTCCTCCCTGCAAAAAAGGCGCGAAAAGGAAAAGCAGTCCATACAATAAAAAAACCAGAAATGGAAACGATAATCGAAAAGGTAAATGACCTAGATAGAAGAGTAAACGAAAAAGCAGATAATGTTGTTTCATATCAACTTCTCTCCCATCGAAGAGAACTGGAGGAATTAGAAAATCAGGTGATTCTTCTCAATAAGCGGATTGAGCTTTTAGAAAAAAAATTATCAGAAGCCAATCAAACGAAGGCCACTGACAAGCTCACTAAACTTAATCAAATCCATGAAAAAGAAAAGGAAAAAAGAGAAATATTTTCATGA
- a CDS encoding protein phosphatase 2C domain-containing protein yields the protein MIHSIDFIHKNGSHSQNEDACVINRENRIFAAIDGATGFGGLSGDVASNIIKQSLENISEHSLREKVREGNKKLRLKTEELMNLSLANLPKHERSTCSLAAIQLNDSQYFEYVSYGDCMIILQYKDHSIRIVTHDHVDILDTQAITIVHRMLLDEQAEKGIDLNQLPEMESLSLLQEKKNKIKTFLLENRNKLNTYEGYGIIDGSEEGLKFMEYGVIPLINIKHILLLTDGLKMHTHQQDTGTQKNGWEQSAAIAFNHGINELYKQISQIEKEDPACIQYPRLKKHDDKTGILLTFK from the coding sequence ATGATCCATTCAATCGATTTTATTCATAAAAATGGCTCTCACAGTCAAAATGAAGATGCATGCGTTATTAATCGGGAAAATCGTATTTTCGCTGCAATTGATGGGGCAACAGGTTTTGGTGGTCTTTCTGGTGATGTTGCTTCGAATATAATTAAACAAAGTTTGGAAAATATCTCCGAGCACTCTCTACGTGAGAAAGTGCGGGAAGGAAATAAAAAATTGCGTCTGAAAACGGAAGAATTAATGAACCTTTCGCTTGCAAACCTTCCTAAGCATGAAAGAAGCACTTGCAGTCTGGCAGCAATTCAATTAAACGATAGTCAATATTTCGAGTACGTATCTTATGGTGATTGTATGATTATTTTACAATATAAAGATCATTCCATCCGTATCGTTACCCATGATCATGTGGATATATTAGATACACAGGCAATTACAATAGTCCATCGAATGTTACTTGATGAGCAGGCAGAAAAGGGAATCGATTTAAATCAACTACCAGAAATGGAGAGTTTATCCCTTTTACAGGAAAAGAAGAATAAAATAAAAACATTCCTATTAGAAAATCGAAACAAATTAAATACTTACGAAGGCTATGGGATTATCGATGGGAGTGAAGAAGGATTAAAATTTATGGAATATGGGGTTATCCCTCTTATCAATATTAAACACATTCTCCTCCTTACCGATGGATTGAAAATGCACACCCACCAACAGGATACTGGAACACAAAAAAATGGCTGGGAACAAAGTGCCGCCATCGCCTTTAATCACGGAATCAACGAGCTATATAAACAAATTAGCCAAATCGAAAAAGAAGACCCCGCCTGCATCCAATACCCCCGCCTAAAAAAACACGACGACAAAACAGGCATCCTCCTCACCTTCAAATAG
- a CDS encoding MgtC/SapB family protein: MVELELIARLVLAGILGAVVGFEREKRFKEAGLRTHFLVAVGSALAMIVSKYAFYDVVNNSIKLDPSRIAASVISGVGFLGAGTILVQRQSIRGLTTAAGLWSTAGIGLAIGSGMYIVSICGTILVLLGLEALNRLFQPVFAKYQQISIHSRSDTIIPTILDIFSSLQLVVVSYQVKLKANENQTFYIIDFQLKANKAGKDNETIKSLQALQEIDKIKIH; this comes from the coding sequence ATGGTAGAACTTGAACTTATCGCAAGATTAGTATTAGCCGGTATTTTAGGAGCAGTCGTTGGTTTTGAACGTGAAAAACGTTTTAAGGAGGCAGGATTACGTACACATTTTTTGGTAGCCGTAGGAAGTGCCCTTGCCATGATCGTATCTAAATATGCATTTTATGATGTGGTGAACAATTCAATCAAGCTTGATCCGAGCAGAATAGCTGCAAGTGTCATTAGCGGTGTTGGTTTTCTAGGAGCAGGAACAATTCTAGTCCAACGTCAATCAATACGCGGTTTAACTACCGCTGCCGGACTATGGTCAACAGCAGGCATTGGACTGGCCATTGGTTCAGGGATGTACATTGTGAGTATTTGTGGAACGATACTTGTTTTGTTAGGTTTGGAAGCATTGAATCGATTATTTCAACCCGTATTTGCGAAATACCAACAAATATCTATCCATTCTCGTTCTGATACAATCATTCCAACAATCCTTGATATTTTTTCCTCCCTACAACTTGTAGTGGTATCGTATCAAGTAAAATTGAAAGCCAATGAGAATCAAACATTCTATATTATTGATTTTCAACTAAAAGCAAATAAGGCGGGGAAGGATAATGAAACAATAAAATCACTCCAAGCCTTACAGGAGATTGATAAGATCAAAATCCATTGA
- a CDS encoding aldehyde dehydrogenase family protein, which translates to MNEIRVFQNVINGKLVSSSSTKTIESIDPSTGKCWATIPNSTKEDAKLAIDAARKAFPTWAALSAMERSEYLRKVGDVLSKHGEELAELETRDNGWVIRETIYGLIPSLTSIWYDAASRAAEGGRGETVQLGASAVGYTLREPYGVVVGITPWNAPLFTFTVKAASALAAGNTVIIKPSELASVSSLHYGAIIQEILPPGVVNVITGFGAEVGELLVSHPNVNKVSLTGSGATARAIAKSTATNPKPFIFELGGKSPNIIFEDANLDKAAFGVTLNGIFTGNAGQICVGGSRILIQRSIYDEMIAKMKKVIEEQMKFGDPMNPESAMGPIATLAQFEKVCSYIELAKKEGGEIILGGRYGSKCLQPNDSHLENGYWVEPTLIRVDDHSLRVCQEEIFGPVAVVMPFDTEEEALSIANDTEYGLGAGIWTNNLDRAHRLTRQLESGNVWVNTYRRVGPELPFGGQKGSGFGTDSVLEYTREKTCYIEIG; encoded by the coding sequence ATGAATGAAATAAGAGTGTTTCAAAATGTAATCAATGGCAAACTTGTTTCAAGTTCTTCAACAAAAACAATTGAGAGTATTGATCCATCCACAGGAAAATGCTGGGCGACTATACCGAATAGTACGAAGGAAGATGCTAAACTAGCGATCGATGCGGCACGAAAGGCTTTTCCCACCTGGGCTGCGCTTTCCGCTATGGAACGTAGTGAATACTTAAGGAAAGTTGGGGATGTCCTCTCCAAACATGGAGAGGAATTGGCTGAATTAGAAACGAGGGATAATGGTTGGGTTATTCGTGAGACAATCTATGGTCTCATCCCTAGTTTAACGAGTATTTGGTATGATGCAGCTAGTCGGGCTGCTGAAGGGGGAAGAGGTGAGACGGTTCAGCTTGGTGCATCTGCAGTTGGATACACTTTACGTGAACCATATGGAGTAGTAGTTGGGATCACACCTTGGAATGCCCCTTTATTTACATTCACAGTAAAAGCAGCATCGGCCCTTGCAGCAGGAAATACGGTCATTATAAAACCTTCTGAGCTGGCATCGGTTTCCTCCTTGCACTATGGTGCGATTATTCAAGAAATCCTGCCACCGGGAGTTGTAAATGTTATTACTGGTTTTGGAGCAGAAGTGGGGGAACTGTTAGTAAGCCACCCTAATGTAAACAAAGTTAGTTTAACAGGTTCGGGGGCAACCGCACGTGCCATCGCAAAGTCAACCGCAACTAACCCTAAACCATTTATATTTGAACTAGGTGGCAAATCACCGAATATTATTTTTGAAGATGCTAACCTTGACAAGGCAGCTTTCGGTGTCACATTAAATGGGATTTTTACCGGAAATGCGGGACAAATTTGTGTGGGCGGATCAAGGATTTTGATTCAAAGATCCATTTACGACGAAATGATAGCAAAAATGAAAAAAGTGATTGAGGAACAAATGAAATTTGGAGACCCAATGAATCCTGAAAGTGCAATGGGCCCGATCGCGACCCTTGCACAATTTGAAAAGGTTTGCTCCTATATAGAATTGGCGAAGAAAGAGGGAGGAGAAATTATCCTAGGTGGCCGTTATGGTTCAAAATGTCTTCAACCGAATGACTCTCATTTGGAAAATGGGTATTGGGTGGAGCCTACATTAATTCGAGTGGATGATCACTCCCTTCGAGTATGCCAAGAGGAGATATTCGGTCCAGTTGCGGTCGTAATGCCGTTTGATACGGAAGAAGAAGCCCTCTCCATTGCTAATGATACTGAATATGGATTAGGGGCAGGAATATGGACGAACAATCTGGACCGTGCCCATCGCCTTACCCGGCAATTAGAATCAGGAAATGTATGGGTGAACACGTACCGTCGTGTTGGTCCAGAATTACCATTCGGAGGTCAAAAAGGAAGTGGTTTCGGAACTGATTCGGTCCTAGAATACACACGTGAGAAAACCTGTTATATAGAAATTGGATAG
- a CDS encoding dicarboxylate/amino acid:cation symporter, whose amino-acid sequence MAIWRWYARKSFILKITVGFLLGIIIGAIFGSSADVLSPFGDLFLRLLKMIVVPLIFLTLIVSVNNSSPKELGRIGGKIFPYYLISTGIAVGIGLVIAKLINPGLGLQMPKNTTMEVPEAPSIIDIILQIVPSNIIDSMAKGEILSIVFVALIIGFSISFIRHSNDPKMKEWGNLLLKFTEAGSEVTFRILNGILQYAPIGVLGITATSIGNQGMDTLQSLAKYVGASYLGVAIQMLIVFPLILFLFKVPIIKFFLNTREAIMTAFVTCSSLGTLPVTIKCALKAGISDRVANFTLPIGATVNMNGSAIHFGVGVVLAAEIVGYDLSVGAIIGIILTGTLAAVGTAGVPGAGLIGMSIVFTQAGLPIEIVGLTAGVNVITDMVFTMCNVTGDIVGAAIVDKNEKREIGHTGYLDKENRSTADV is encoded by the coding sequence TTGGCTATTTGGAGATGGTATGCACGTAAATCTTTTATTTTAAAAATTACAGTTGGATTCCTATTAGGAATTATTATTGGCGCTATTTTTGGATCTTCCGCAGACGTGTTATCACCATTTGGAGATTTATTTCTCAGACTTCTTAAAATGATTGTCGTTCCTTTAATTTTTCTTACATTGATTGTTTCCGTCAATAATTCAAGTCCGAAAGAATTAGGGCGAATTGGCGGCAAAATATTTCCTTATTATCTTATTTCCACAGGAATTGCTGTAGGGATTGGTTTAGTTATTGCAAAGCTAATCAACCCTGGTCTTGGACTTCAAATGCCGAAAAACACAACGATGGAGGTACCAGAGGCACCATCGATTATTGATATTATTCTTCAAATTGTTCCGTCAAATATTATTGATTCCATGGCAAAGGGTGAAATTTTAAGTATTGTCTTCGTCGCGCTTATTATCGGATTCTCCATTTCATTTATTCGTCATTCAAATGACCCGAAAATGAAGGAATGGGGAAACTTGCTATTAAAGTTTACTGAGGCAGGCAGTGAAGTAACATTTCGTATCTTAAATGGGATATTACAATATGCACCAATTGGGGTTCTTGGAATAACAGCGACATCAATTGGAAATCAAGGAATGGATACATTACAATCTCTTGCTAAATATGTAGGTGCCTCCTACCTGGGGGTGGCCATTCAAATGCTGATTGTTTTCCCACTTATTTTATTTTTGTTTAAAGTACCCATTATAAAATTTTTTCTTAATACCCGCGAAGCAATTATGACCGCATTCGTTACTTGCAGTAGTTTAGGCACACTTCCGGTTACGATTAAATGTGCATTAAAGGCGGGAATTAGTGACAGGGTTGCCAATTTCACCTTACCAATCGGAGCAACGGTAAATATGAATGGTTCAGCTATCCATTTTGGAGTAGGGGTTGTGCTTGCTGCTGAAATCGTCGGTTATGATTTAAGCGTTGGGGCAATTATTGGAATCATCTTAACCGGAACTTTAGCAGCAGTTGGAACCGCAGGTGTACCCGGTGCGGGATTAATTGGGATGTCCATCGTCTTCACTCAAGCAGGGCTTCCGATTGAAATTGTCGGACTTACAGCCGGAGTAAACGTCATTACCGACATGGTCTTTACGATGTGCAATGTGACAGGTGATATAGTAGGAGCCGCGATTGTTGATAAAAATGAAAAAAGGGAAATCGGACATACCGGTTATTTGGATAAGGAGAATCGTTCTACGGCCGATGTGTAG
- a CDS encoding aminotransferase, producing the protein MKSELMNPSHFLSENVKMIKPSGIRRFFDLASQMENVISLGVGEPDFVTPWNYREASILSLEEGFTAYSPNAGLLELRQEISAYMEQRFSVHYSSENEIIVTVGASEALDIALRATLNPGEEIIVVEPCFVSYVPIVELAGGKAVTVRALPEYDFKIQPEQIEEVITEKTKGIIICSPNNPTGTVLNKQELEGIASVALKHNLLVFSDEIYAELSYDEPYTSIASLPKMRDRTIVMNGFSKAFAMTGWRLGFVCGPNEILQAMLKIHQYAIMCAPTMSQFAAIEALKNGHTEMKKMIRSYHSRRNYMVEELNEIGLPCHVPGGAFYVFPNITSTGLSSEEFAEKLLIEQQVAVVPGSVFGASGEGYIRCSYATSIDQLQEAITRIKNFLK; encoded by the coding sequence ATGAAATCTGAATTAATGAATCCGTCCCATTTTTTATCTGAAAATGTCAAAATGATTAAACCATCTGGAATTCGACGTTTCTTCGACCTCGCCTCACAAATGGAAAATGTTATTTCATTAGGTGTGGGAGAGCCTGATTTTGTCACACCTTGGAATTATCGTGAAGCGAGTATTCTATCATTGGAGGAAGGTTTTACTGCCTATTCGCCTAATGCCGGTTTGCTTGAATTGCGTCAAGAAATTTCCGCTTATATGGAGCAGCGCTTTTCTGTTCATTACTCATCAGAGAATGAGATTATCGTAACGGTTGGTGCTTCTGAAGCACTTGATATTGCATTAAGAGCTACGTTAAATCCGGGTGAAGAAATTATTGTTGTGGAACCATGCTTTGTATCCTATGTTCCAATCGTTGAACTTGCCGGTGGAAAGGCAGTGACCGTTCGGGCATTACCTGAATATGATTTCAAAATTCAACCGGAACAAATCGAGGAAGTAATTACTGAAAAAACAAAGGGAATTATTATTTGTTCACCTAATAATCCGACAGGGACGGTCCTAAATAAGCAGGAGCTAGAAGGAATCGCATCTGTAGCTTTGAAGCATAATCTGCTCGTATTTTCTGATGAAATTTATGCGGAGCTTTCTTATGATGAGCCATATACGAGCATTGCTTCCTTGCCGAAAATGCGGGATCGAACCATTGTAATGAATGGATTTTCAAAAGCGTTTGCCATGACCGGCTGGCGATTAGGATTCGTTTGTGGCCCAAATGAAATTTTACAAGCAATGTTAAAAATTCATCAGTACGCCATCATGTGTGCACCTACCATGTCTCAGTTCGCTGCCATCGAGGCATTAAAAAATGGTCATACAGAAATGAAAAAAATGATACGGAGCTATCATAGTCGAAGAAACTATATGGTTGAAGAGTTAAACGAAATCGGTCTCCCATGTCATGTACCCGGTGGAGCATTCTATGTATTTCCGAATATTACATCTACCGGCTTATCTAGCGAAGAATTTGCCGAAAAACTTTTGATTGAACAACAAGTCGCCGTCGTCCCAGGGTCCGTCTTCGGCGCAAGTGGTGAAGGATACATCCGATGCAGCTACGCAACCAGCATCGACCAACTCCAAGAAGCCATCACCCGCATTAAAAACTTCCTCAAATAG
- a CDS encoding GNAT family N-acetyltransferase: protein MYELQRNEYSKIRHLIKDIPTNPVINGVIDGHNRGRIYVDEHQIPSAAMLWAKNEMFYLIGNPNNKAFNSSVEKLIINKIKTEAISIGDDCFNLELYPYKGWEPMINFIFTNKLCIGERVPFEFDYNEYVRKTVDLNLTVPEHYQIEKIDRKLIKMDGEGIIEQEVLKFWETIDTFLEKGIGTAVINEGKIIGTCLSVFVSGTDFEIGINTYQTEHRGKGLATAMANRFIQICIERGGTPYWKTENFRKDSIAIANKLGFRQLNNYYVFYLPFHQFHA from the coding sequence ATGTATGAATTACAAAGAAACGAGTATTCAAAAATTAGGCATTTAATAAAAGATATTCCGACCAATCCCGTTATTAATGGGGTGATAGATGGTCATAATAGAGGCCGTATCTATGTAGATGAACATCAAATTCCATCTGCAGCAATGTTGTGGGCAAAGAATGAAATGTTTTATTTGATTGGAAATCCTAACAATAAAGCATTCAATTCCTCGGTAGAAAAGCTAATTATTAATAAGATTAAGACGGAAGCTATATCAATTGGTGATGATTGCTTTAATCTTGAGCTGTATCCTTATAAGGGATGGGAGCCAATGATCAACTTCATATTTACTAATAAGCTTTGCATAGGTGAGAGAGTGCCATTCGAGTTTGATTACAACGAATATGTAAGAAAAACTGTTGATTTGAATTTGACAGTACCTGAACATTATCAGATTGAAAAAATTGATCGGAAGCTGATCAAAATGGATGGTGAAGGCATTATCGAGCAAGAGGTGTTAAAATTTTGGGAAACGATTGATACATTTCTTGAAAAAGGGATAGGCACAGCAGTAATTAATGAAGGGAAAATTATTGGAACATGCCTTTCAGTTTTTGTTAGTGGGACTGATTTTGAAATAGGGATTAACACCTATCAAACGGAGCATAGGGGAAAGGGACTTGCTACAGCAATGGCCAATCGTTTTATCCAAATCTGTATAGAACGCGGCGGAACCCCCTATTGGAAAACCGAAAACTTTCGAAAAGATTCAATTGCAATTGCTAATAAACTAGGGTTTAGACAACTAAACAATTATTACGTGTTTTACCTCCCATTTCATCAATTTCATGCATAA
- a CDS encoding amidohydrolase — protein MVKIYTNGSIHTFDKMYPIVQSVVVDNGRFIDMGTTEDMLLQWGRQDALVIDLQGKTATPGLIESHVHIGGVALNFLNLDVTGVTSKKAMLAKIKERANILKPGEWLIGRGWDEHLFTDSTIPTLKELDHVAPHCPLFIPRICGHAALVNSKALEVCQYHPSITVPEGGTIVKDNSGQPTGLLLESATDLFTKYIPEKSYPELKNAVRQAVQFAMEKGLTSAHTNDPTFLNGLYQTYQIYDELINQEKLGLRCNLLIDYMYMNDLRESGMYAGYGNEHLQIGAIKIFADGALGRRTALLSSPYHDDPTTVGDAMMDQETLYSIVHDARMLSMPIAVHTIGDQALENVLDILDQFPAVAYRDRLIHVQVLRDELISRLVSPSRIVDIQPRFIVGDFPWVQNRLGESRIKRSYAWKTLLSAGVICAGGSDAPVEPIDPLLGIHAAVTRKAPGQEHNGWNPSEKLTMEEAIKLFTIGGAFATNEEHVKGTISRGKFADMTVYSTNIFELEHPDELLTTKIEKTIIGGEVTYESK, from the coding sequence ATGGTGAAAATTTATACGAATGGTTCTATCCATACCTTCGATAAAATGTATCCAATCGTTCAGTCTGTTGTCGTTGACAATGGGAGATTTATTGATATGGGGACAACGGAAGATATGCTCCTACAATGGGGAAGACAGGATGCACTAGTTATCGATTTACAAGGAAAAACAGCAACACCCGGATTGATTGAAAGTCATGTCCATATCGGTGGAGTGGCCTTGAACTTTCTGAATTTGGATGTGACGGGGGTCACCTCCAAAAAAGCAATGTTAGCGAAAATCAAAGAAAGAGCAAACATCCTTAAACCAGGTGAATGGCTTATTGGACGTGGCTGGGATGAACATCTATTTACAGACTCGACAATCCCAACGCTTAAGGAGCTGGATCATGTCGCCCCTCATTGTCCGCTTTTTATCCCGAGAATTTGCGGACATGCTGCCCTTGTAAATAGTAAAGCGCTAGAAGTATGCCAGTATCACCCTTCCATAACAGTACCTGAAGGTGGAACAATCGTTAAAGATAATAGTGGGCAGCCAACCGGGTTGCTTTTAGAATCGGCTACAGATCTTTTTACAAAATATATCCCCGAAAAATCGTATCCCGAATTAAAAAATGCCGTACGTCAAGCCGTCCAATTTGCGATGGAAAAAGGATTAACGAGCGCCCATACAAATGATCCAACTTTCTTGAATGGATTGTATCAAACATATCAAATTTATGATGAATTAATTAATCAAGAAAAGTTGGGACTAAGATGTAATTTATTAATTGATTATATGTATATGAACGATCTGAGAGAAAGCGGGATGTATGCAGGGTATGGTAATGAACATTTGCAAATCGGGGCGATTAAAATTTTTGCAGATGGAGCATTAGGACGCAGAACCGCTCTTTTATCCAGTCCCTACCACGATGATCCAACAACAGTAGGCGATGCTATGATGGACCAGGAGACATTGTATTCGATTGTTCACGATGCAAGAATGCTTTCGATGCCAATCGCTGTTCATACGATTGGTGACCAAGCACTTGAAAATGTGTTAGACATATTGGATCAATTCCCAGCAGTCGCCTATCGTGACCGATTGATTCATGTGCAAGTCCTTCGTGACGAGCTTATTTCACGACTTGTATCACCAAGTAGAATAGTAGACATTCAACCAAGATTTATCGTTGGTGATTTCCCATGGGTTCAAAATAGATTAGGAGAATCACGGATTAAAAGATCTTATGCATGGAAAACTCTATTATCTGCAGGGGTGATATGTGCAGGTGGCTCCGATGCGCCAGTTGAACCGATTGATCCACTGCTAGGAATACATGCTGCAGTGACACGTAAAGCACCCGGCCAAGAACATAATGGTTGGAACCCATCCGAAAAATTAACAATGGAGGAGGCAATCAAACTTTTTACGATAGGTGGGGCATTTGCGACGAACGAAGAGCATGTAAAAGGAACGATATCTAGAGGGAAGTTCGCTGATATGACGGTTTACTCTACGAATATTTTCGAGCTTGAACATCCTGATGAATTACTGACGACAAAAATTGAAAAGACCATTATTGGTGGAGAAGTGACTTATGAATCAAAATAG
- a CDS encoding acyl-CoA dehydrogenase family protein codes for MDFALNQEQELFRGYVRKYLESKGLTKIARDYMVDQGESFPAIHTGLAELGCSSINISECYGGMELGALDLVPVLEEIGRALLPGLFLETNTLVVPLLEQFGTEEQKASYLPDIAEGKSTFTFAWLEHDYNYQPSGIKLKAHQEKNSIIIDGVKTLVPEAQIADYFVVVARTGKEEKDISLVIVDRSQSNMTIRPQKTIDEARCLSEVTFNHLEVPPTQILGPINGGWTILQEGLLSFNAALSTIMVGSTDKIVEMAVEYANIREQFGQPIGRFQAVKHKIVDMKVDLETARSLAYYANWALENKTDDRVQAITIARIFATDAFIRAASNNIQIHGGIGFTEEVDCHLYLKRARFYENYLGSTQQYYEQAATALGW; via the coding sequence ATGGATTTTGCTTTAAATCAAGAACAGGAATTGTTTAGGGGATATGTACGCAAATATCTAGAAAGTAAGGGGCTAACGAAAATTGCTAGAGATTATATGGTGGATCAGGGTGAATCATTTCCGGCAATTCATACGGGATTAGCAGAGCTTGGCTGTTCAAGCATTAATATTTCGGAGTGCTACGGTGGAATGGAGCTGGGTGCACTAGATTTAGTTCCTGTCCTTGAAGAAATTGGGCGAGCCCTGCTACCTGGTTTATTTTTGGAAACAAATACATTAGTTGTCCCTCTTCTGGAACAATTTGGAACAGAGGAACAGAAAGCAAGCTACTTACCGGACATTGCTGAAGGAAAAAGTACCTTCACCTTTGCTTGGCTTGAACATGATTACAACTATCAGCCTTCTGGAATCAAGCTTAAAGCACATCAAGAAAAGAACAGTATCATCATAGATGGTGTGAAAACATTAGTTCCAGAAGCTCAGATAGCCGATTATTTCGTTGTTGTCGCTCGAACAGGTAAAGAAGAAAAGGACATCTCCTTAGTAATTGTTGATCGTTCCCAATCCAATATGACAATTCGGCCACAAAAAACGATTGATGAAGCGCGCTGCTTGTCAGAAGTGACGTTTAATCATCTTGAAGTACCACCAACACAAATACTTGGACCAATAAATGGAGGGTGGACTATTCTTCAAGAAGGTCTTTTATCCTTCAATGCCGCTCTTTCAACAATAATGGTTGGAAGCACAGATAAAATTGTCGAGATGGCAGTAGAATATGCAAATATTCGTGAGCAATTCGGTCAACCGATTGGTCGATTTCAAGCGGTTAAACATAAAATCGTGGATATGAAAGTGGACCTGGAAACAGCACGCTCTCTTGCCTACTATGCCAATTGGGCTTTAGAAAATAAGACAGATGATCGCGTCCAAGCAATTACGATTGCCCGTATATTTGCTACAGATGCCTTTATACGTGCTGCATCCAACAATATTCAGATTCACGGTGGGATTGGATTTACTGAAGAAGTGGATTGCCATCTTTATCTTAAACGAGCACGATTTTATGAAAATTATTTAGGAAGTACTCAACAATATTATGAACAGGCAGCCACTGCACTCGGATGGTGA
- a CDS encoding MFS transporter: MNRLGESIITQTKVFYGWYVVMSGFVIMFAAFSIINALHSLFLVPVTEDLGMSRTTFSLALSITGLGVAGASPFMGRFLVKSNMKLIMSVCVIVAGLGFASFSLANSALYFCVVGFLIGICVAGFSNIPISIMITNWFYEKKGMAMGIAFAGSGVGAAALSPLLSSFIEQFGWRISYVIAGGLVIVITLPFVLLFTKKSPIEKGVIALGSNNQVTTVQLHEEESGMTVGEAKTSAKFWLFIIGIVCFALVAGGVQMHIPAYLVDIGHPVLFAGTIFGLLSLTNTVGKLILGVVLDKFRTVGGAIYVGICMTIAMLALLSATTQSLAFVFAIAYGLSISIATLGPPFMTDDLFGKKNFGQLFGIVQVFFVATSSLGVIVSGFIYDVTNSYRFAWIFFMCLFILGMACVLIATSIKKNHP; encoded by the coding sequence ATGAATCGATTGGGGGAGTCGATCATTACTCAAACGAAGGTTTTTTACGGTTGGTATGTGGTGATGAGTGGATTTGTCATTATGTTTGCAGCTTTTTCAATTATTAATGCTCTCCACAGTTTATTTCTTGTCCCTGTTACGGAAGATCTTGGAATGAGCCGTACGACATTTTCTCTTGCGCTTTCCATTACTGGTCTTGGAGTTGCAGGTGCCTCACCCTTTATGGGGAGGTTTCTTGTTAAAAGCAATATGAAACTTATCATGTCGGTTTGCGTGATAGTAGCAGGACTTGGATTTGCTTCGTTTTCACTTGCAAATTCTGCACTATATTTCTGTGTTGTCGGCTTTTTAATAGGAATATGTGTTGCAGGCTTTTCCAATATTCCTATTTCCATCATGATCACTAATTGGTTTTATGAAAAAAAAGGAATGGCAATGGGGATTGCATTTGCAGGATCAGGGGTGGGCGCTGCAGCACTTAGTCCATTATTATCGTCCTTTATCGAGCAATTTGGCTGGCGGATATCTTATGTCATTGCCGGGGGATTAGTCATCGTTATCACCCTTCCATTCGTTTTATTGTTTACGAAGAAAAGTCCGATTGAAAAAGGGGTAATTGCTCTCGGATCCAACAATCAAGTAACAACGGTACAATTGCATGAAGAGGAAAGTGGAATGACAGTAGGAGAAGCTAAGACATCCGCTAAATTTTGGTTGTTTATCATAGGAATTGTTTGCTTTGCTCTTGTGGCCGGAGGAGTACAGATGCATATTCCTGCATATTTAGTTGACATCGGGCACCCGGTTCTTTTTGCTGGAACGATTTTTGGTCTATTATCGTTAACGAACACAGTTGGAAAGCTAATTCTCGGTGTAGTACTTGATAAATTTAGAACGGTAGGTGGAGCGATTTATGTAGGAATATGTATGACCATAGCTATGCTTGCTCTTCTCTCAGCTACAACGCAAAGTCTAGCATTTGTATTTGCTATCGCCTATGGATTAAGCATTTCCATCGCTACCCTTGGACCGCCATTCATGACCGATGACCTTTTTGGCAAAAAGAACTTTGGGCAACTATTTGGTATTGTTCAAGTATTCTTCGTCGCAACAAGTTCACTCGGAGTCATCGTATCCGGGTTCATCTATGATGTAACAAACAGCTACCGATTCGCCTGGATCTTCTTTATGTGCTTATTTATCCTTGGAATGGCATGTGTACTCATCGCCACCTCCATCAAAAAAAATCATCCCTAA